A genomic window from Abditibacteriota bacterium includes:
- a CDS encoding dienelactone hydrolase family protein, which translates to MKKTMSITLALVFLLAWAAYAAPPRIAVAYFSATGNTKQVAQFIAKSYVGAEEVDLYEIRAAVPYTEADLDHSPDCRSMKEKNDPASRPKLGGAPFDFGKYEVVYVGFPIWYGLAPKIIYTFVESCDLTGKTVIPFCTSGGGGIDAAEKELSALAKGSNWLPGKRFAANTSQDEVNEWIWGSKEKIPPKKIVTGTPQGLRELAQEWDKRSKEIYKDLPPDPITDWDKTFDRDDRVNHSKISFINRYGIILSADLYEPKNASGRLPALAVSGPFGAVKEQVSGRYAQEMAARGFVAIAFDPSYTGESGGYPRNVASPDINTEDFQAAVDWLSAQDNVDPERIGIIGICGWGGMALNAAALDTRIKATVTSTMYDMSRQFANGYNDADDNEEARHRQREALNKLRTEDFKKGSYGVVQPLPDPKDLDENTPQFVRDYVEYYKTPLGYHERSVGSNQGWNEIGCMSFMNQPLLQYSNEIRSAVLMIHGEKAHSLFFSRDAFRNMINGNKYTGNKRLLIIPGAVHTDLYYKMDVIPFDKMEEFFRKHLK; encoded by the coding sequence AAAACTATGAGCATCACCCTGGCCCTGGTCTTTTTGCTGGCCTGGGCCGCATACGCGGCGCCGCCCAGGATCGCGGTGGCGTATTTTTCGGCCACGGGCAACACCAAACAGGTGGCACAGTTCATAGCGAAAAGCTATGTAGGTGCAGAGGAAGTGGACTTATATGAGATCCGGGCGGCAGTACCTTATACCGAGGCGGACCTGGACCACTCTCCGGACTGCAGATCCATGAAGGAGAAAAACGATCCTGCTTCCAGGCCGAAGCTCGGCGGGGCGCCCTTTGACTTCGGAAAGTACGAAGTGGTGTATGTGGGCTTTCCCATCTGGTACGGCCTGGCGCCCAAAATAATATACACCTTTGTGGAGTCCTGCGACCTGACCGGCAAGACGGTGATACCCTTCTGCACCTCCGGGGGCGGCGGGATAGACGCGGCGGAAAAGGAGCTGTCGGCTCTGGCGAAGGGGAGCAACTGGCTGCCCGGCAAACGCTTTGCGGCCAATACCTCCCAGGATGAAGTGAACGAATGGATCTGGGGATCGAAGGAAAAGATCCCGCCCAAAAAAATAGTGACGGGCACGCCGCAGGGGTTAAGGGAATTGGCTCAAGAATGGGATAAGAGATCAAAAGAAATATATAAAGATCTGCCTCCCGATCCCATAACCGATTGGGACAAGACCTTTGACCGGGACGACAGAGTGAATCACAGCAAGATCAGCTTCATCAACCGCTACGGCATCATCCTGTCGGCGGATCTCTACGAGCCCAAAAACGCTTCCGGCAGGCTGCCGGCTCTGGCAGTCAGCGGGCCCTTCGGGGCCGTCAAGGAACAGGTGTCCGGCAGATACGCCCAGGAAATGGCCGCCAGAGGCTTTGTTGCCATTGCCTTTGACCCCTCCTACACCGGGGAAAGCGGCGGCTATCCCCGCAACGTGGCCAGCCCCGACATCAACACCGAAGACTTTCAGGCGGCGGTGGACTGGCTGTCGGCGCAGGACAACGTGGACCCGGAGCGCATAGGCATCATAGGCATCTGCGGCTGGGGCGGCATGGCCCTCAACGCGGCGGCCCTGGACACCCGCATCAAGGCCACCGTCACCTCCACCATGTATGATATGTCCCGGCAGTTTGCCAACGGCTACAACGACGCGGATGACAACGAGGAAGCCAGGCACAGACAGAGAGAGGCCCTGAACAAGCTGAGGACCGAGGACTTCAAAAAGGGCTCCTACGGCGTTGTGCAGCCTCTGCCGGATCCCAAGGACCTGGACGAGAACACCCCTCAGTTCGTCAGAGACTACGTGGAGTATTACAAGACCCCTCTCGGGTATCACGAGCGCTCCGTGGGCAGCAACCAGGGGTGGAACGAGATAGGCTGTATGAGCTTTATGAATCAGCCCCTCCTGCAGTATTCCAACGAGATACGCAGCGCCGTCCTGATGATCCACGGCGAAAAGGCCCACTCCCTGTTTTTCAGCCGGGACGCCTTCCGCAACATGATCAACGGCAACAAATACACCGGCAACAAGCGGCTCCTCATCATACCCGGAGCCGTCCACACGGACCTGTATTACAAGATGGACGTGATCCCCTTTGACAAGATGGAGGAGTTCTTCCGGAAGCACTTGAAGTAG